The Musa acuminata AAA Group cultivar baxijiao chromosome BXJ2-2, Cavendish_Baxijiao_AAA, whole genome shotgun sequence genome has a segment encoding these proteins:
- the LOC135604934 gene encoding protein STAY-GREEN homolog, chloroplastic-like, giving the protein MGSAAATFLLPVQLKQHSLCVDLKRSPLLFFSKPKRRRQSTAPVARLFGPSIFEASKLKVQFLGVDEENHPGKLPRTYTLTHSDITAKITLAISHTINLAQLQGWYNRLQRDEVVAEWKKVQGKMSLHVHCHISGGHFLLDLIANLRYYIFNKELPVVLKAFVHGDETLFNNYPELEEAMVWVYFHSNLPEFNQVECWGPLRDAASTGPRKAGEAPSSSWLCRPLRCKADCDCCFPARSLIPWQHDFQEVCRESAGQPQQ; this is encoded by the exons ATGGGTTCTGCAGCTGCTACGTTTCTGCTGCCTGTTCAACTGAAGCAGCACAGCCTTTGTGTTGATCTGAAAAGGAGTCCCTTGTTATTCTTCAGCAAACCAAAGAGAAGAAGGCAGTCCACAGCTCCG GTTGCGAGGCTATTTGGGCCATCAATATTCGAGGCGTCGAAGCTGAAGGTACAGTTCTTAGGGGTGGATGAGGAGAACCACCCAGGGAAACTCCCCAGGACGTACACCCTCACCCACAGCGACATCACCGCCAAGATCACTCTCGCCATCTCCCACACCATAAACCTTGCTCAG CTACAGGGCTGGTACAACCGGCTGCAGAGGGACGAGGTGGTGGCGGAGTGGAAGAAGGTCCAAGGAAAGATGTCCCTGCACGTCCACTGCCACATTAGCGGCGGCCACTTCCTCCTCGACCTCATCGCCAACCTCCGTTACTACATCTTCAACAAGGAACTCCCGGTG GTACTGAAGGCGTTCGTTCATGGGGATGAGACCTTGTTCAACAACTATCCGGAGCTGGAGGAGGCCATGGTGTGGGTCTACTTCCACTCCAACCTCCCCGAGTTCAACCAAGTGGAGTGTTGGGGGCCGCTCAGGGACGCGGCCTCGACGGGCCCGCGCAAGGCCGGGGAGGCGCCCTCGTCGTCCTGGCTATGCCGTCCGCTGCGGTGCAAAGCGGACTGCGACTGCTGCTTCCCTGCACGGAGCTTGATCCCCTGGCAGCATGACTTCCAAGAAGTGTGCCGGGAATCCGCCGGCCAACCGCAGCAGTAA
- the LOC103973658 gene encoding (3S,6E)-nerolidol synthase 1-like — translation MLGHTISLLRHKWCCSLETNHGSITPISFTSKLQYPKQQQLLVPNNGGVMSTTSFSSTIQYPKQLLVPNDHEELLYLQHKKNLMEARSLFYESKTQLDVMLAIDLLQKLDIDYHFTDEIDAAIESLYNKRSNILGGETNNFVNVALLFRLLRQARYPISSDVFHRFLDDDGEFMASLTEKIDGMISLFEASNLNTGENILHKANIFATDYLKSSMAYMEPDSVKCIQQTLDHPYHMSLQKYKARQYLNHQRGEEGRKGVIQELARTDFVLIQSLHLKELNEITCWWKNLGLAQELRFARDQSLKWYTWSMTILPNPKFSKYRIALTKVISFIYLLDDIYDVHGSLDELHLFTKAIDEWEISAIDSLPFYMRICYMALYNTTDEITQMVFKEHGWNPINSLTKSWIALCNAFMVEAKWFAYSRVPMADDYMRNGTISCGVPVVLIHIFFLLGQGLTHDNVNLIESYPKLISSPAKILRLWDDLGSAKDENQDGFDGSYLECFMKENPYFSGQGARDHVMLMISKAWEELNKECFFSSSSFSQDFVMACLNLARMVKVMYSYDGEQKLPLLEEYINLLLVGKV, via the exons ATGCTTGGTCACACCATCTCCCTTCTCCGACACAAGTGGTGCTGCTCTCTGGAGACCAACCATGGCAGCATTACTCCCATAAGCTTCACCTCTAAGCTCCAGTACCCAAAGCAGCAGCAGCTGTTGGTGCCCAACAATGGTGGAGTGATGAGCACCACAAGTTTCAGCTCTACGATCCAATATCCAAAGCAGCTGTTGGTGCCCAATGATCATGAA GAACTTTTATATCTTCAACACAAGAAGAACTTAATGGAAGCTAGAAGCTTATTTTATGAGTCGAAAACCCAATTAGATGTGATGTTAGCAATCGATTTGCTACAAAAACTAGACATTGACTATCATTTTACTGATGAGATTGATGCGGCTATTGAATCCTTATACAACAAGCGATCTAATATACTTGGTGGAGAAACAAATAATTTTGTCAACGTTGCTCTTTTATTTCGACTACTAAGACAAGCTCGATATCCTATATCCTCCG ATGTCTTCCACAGGTTCTTGGATGACGATGGAGAATTCATGGCATCTCTTACCGAAAAGAttgatggaatgataagtttattcGAAGCATCAAATTTGAATACTGGCGAAAACATACTTCATAAAGCCAACATATTTGCTACTGATTACCTTAAGTCCTCAATGGCATACATGGAACCTGATTCTGTCAAATGCATTCAACAGACATTAGATCATCCATACCATATGAGTTTGCAGAAATATAAAGCAAGACAATATCTTAACCATCAGCGCGGAGAAGAAGGAAGGAAAGGGGTTATCCAAGAGCTCGCGAGGACCGATTTCGTTTTGATTCAGTCATTGCATCTAAAGGAATTGAACGAGATTACATg CTGGTGGAAGAACTTGGGATTAGCACAAGAACTAAGATTTGCCCGAGATCAATCGTTGAAATGGTACACATGGTCGATGACAATCCTTCCGAATCCCAAATTCTCAAAGTATCGAATAGCATTGACGAAAGTAATTTCGTTTATTTATCTTCTCGACGACATATATGATGTACATGGATCACTGGATGAACTCCACCTCTTCACAAAGGCCATCGATGA ATGGGAGATTTCTGCCATTGATTCACTTCCTTTCTACATGAGAATATGCTACATGGCACTGTACAACACCACCGATGAGATCACACAAATGGTGTTCAAGGAGCATGGATGGAATCCAATCAACTCTTTGACAAAATCG TGGATAGCGTTATGCAATGCATTTATGGTGGAAGCGAAATGGTTTGCATATAGCCGTGTTCCGATGGCTGATGACTACATGAGAAACGGCACGATTAGCTGCGGTGTGCCGGTGGTTTTGATACACATATTCTTTCTTTTAGGACAAGGTTTAACACATGACAACGTGAATCTTATAGAGAGTTATCCGAAGCTAATATCTTCTCCTGCGAAAATTCTTCGACTTTGGGATGATCTAGGAAGTGCCAAG GATGAGAACCAAGATGGATTCGATGGGTCGTACTTGGAATGCTTCATGAAGGAGAACCCTTATTTCTCGGGGCAAGGTGCTCGGGATCATGTGATGCTAATGATATCTAAAGCATGGGAGGAGCTCAATAAGGAGTGCTTCTTCTCTTCAAGCTCCTTCTCTCAAGATTTCGTCATGGCATGCCTAAACTTGGCACGGATGGTGAAAGTGATGTATAGTTATGATGGCGAGCAGAAGCTCCCTTTGCTTGAGGAGTACATAAATCTGTTGCTTGTTGGAAAGGTTTAG
- the LOC135605357 gene encoding lon protease homolog 2, peroxisomal-like, with product MVELAELPSRLAILPFRNKVLLPGAIIRIRCTSPSSVKLVEQELWHKEEKGLIGVLPVRDTEAAAVGSMIAPGMGSDSGERSLKAKADVGEFQNQDAKNEQELMHWHHRGVAARALHLSRGVEKPSGRVTYIVVLEGLCRISVQELSTRGTYYVARISRLDWTKSELEQAEQDPDLVLLSRQFKATAMELISVLEQKQKTVGRTKVLLETVPVHRLADIFVASFEISFEEQLSMLDSIDLKVRLSKATELVERHLQSIRVAEKITQKVEGQLSKSQKEFLLRLQMRAIKEELGDNDDDDEDDLAALERKMQSAGMPPNIWKHAQRELRQLKKMQPQQPGYGSSHGYLEILVDLPWQKVSDEPELDLKAAKESLDRDHYGLVKVKQRIIEYLAVRKLKPDVRGPVLCFVGPPGVGKTSLASSIAAALNRKFVRISLGGVKDEADIRGHRRTYIGSMPGHLIDGLKRVAVSNPVMLLDEIDKTGSDVRGDPASALLEVLDPEQNKTFNDHYLNVPFDLSKVIFVATANRIQPIPPPLLDRMEVIELPGYTPDEKLNIAMKHLIPRVLDQHGLSSELLQIPEGMVTLIIQRYTREAGVRNLERNLATLARAAAVKVAEQDSTMQLSKDVHPMTTSFLDTRFADGADIEMEVIPMSVSRQEISNSFTSALVMLVDEAMVEKVLGPPRFDDSETADQLATPGVSVGLVWTSFGGEVQFVEATAMMGKGDLHLTGQLGDVIKESAQIALTWVRTRAADLKLSATGEINLLENQDIHIHFPAGAVPKDGPSAGVTLVTSLVSLFSQRKVRADTAMTGEMTLRGLVLPVGGIEDKVLAAHRYGIKRVILPEQNLKDLTEVPSAVLDGMEMLLVKRIEDVLEQAFEGGFPWKQHSKL from the exons ATGGTAGAATTGGCGGAGCTGCCGAGTCGCCTAGCGATCCTGCCCTTCAGGAACAAGGTCCTCTTGCCTGGGGCCATCATCCGTATCCGCTGTACTTCGCCGAGCAG TGTGAAATTGGTGGAGCAAGAGCTGTGGCATAAGGAAGAGAAGGGTTTGATTGGCGTACTTCCAGTTAGGGATACTGAGGCTGCCGCCGTGGGGTCAATGATAGCTCCAG GTATGGGGAGCGATTCAGGGGAGCGAAGTCTGAAAGCAAAAGCAGATGTGGGAGAATTTCAGAATCAGGATGCAAAGAACGAGCAGGAACTTATGCACTGGCACCACAG AGGAGTTGCTGCTAGAGCTTTGCACCTCTCCCGAGGAGTTGAAAAACCAAGTGGGAGGGTTACCTACATTGTTGTTCTTGAAGGGTTGTGCAGGATCAGTGTTCAGGAACTCAGTACAAGAGGAACATATTATGTTGCACGTATCAGCCGTCTTGATTGGACAAAGTCTG AGCTGGAGCAAGCAGAACAAGATCCAGATCTTGTTCTGCTATCTCGCCAGTTTAAAGCTACTGCCATGGAGCTAATTTCTGTTCTTGAGCAG AAGCAGAAAACTGTTGGTAGGACAAAAGTTCTTCTTGAGACAGTTCCTGTGCATAGGCTGGCGGACATATTTGTTGCTAGCTTTGAGATAAGCTTTGAGGAGCAGTTATCAATGCTAGATTCAATTGATTTAAAGGTTCGACTCTCAAAGGCAACTGAATTAGTGGAGAGACACTTGCAG TCGATTCGTGTGGCAGAAAAAATAACTCAAAAGGTTGAGGGTCAGTTATCAAAATCACAGAAAGAATTTCTTCTCAGACTGCAG ATGAGGGCTATAAAGGAAGAACttggtgataatgatgatgatgatgaggatgatTTGGCTGCCTTGGAGAGAAAGATGCAGAGTGCAGGAATGCCTCCTAATATATGGAAGCATGCTCAAAGAGAACTTAG GCAACTGAAAAAGATGCAGCCTCAACAGCCTGGATATGGCAGTTCACATGGATACTTAGAGATTCTTGTGGATCTTCCATGGCAGAAAGTCAGTGATGAACCTGAACTTGATCTTAAAGCTGCCAAAGAAAGTCTCGATCGTGATCACTATGGGCTGGTCAAAGTTAAACAACGGATCATTGAATATCTAGCTGTTCGAAAG CTTAAACCAGATGTCCGAGGTCCTGTGCTTTGTTTTGTTGGTCCACCTGGAGTTGGAAAGACATCATTGGCATCATCAATTGCAGCTGCTCTGAATAGAAAATTTGTACGTATATCTCTAGGTGGTGTCAAGGATGAGGCTGATATAAGAGGACACCGAAGGACGTACATCGGAAGCATGCCAGGACATTTAATTGATGGATTAAAG AGAGTGGCTGTTAGCAATCCAGTTATGCTGCTTGATGAAATTGACAAGACAGGTTCTGATGTTCGTGGGGATCCTGCATCAGCATTATTGGAAGTCCTTGACCCAGAGCAGAACAAGACTTTTAATGATCA TTATTTGAACGTCCCCTTTGACCTGTCAAAGGTAATTTTTGTTGCGACTGCAAATAGAATTCAACCTATTCCTCCGCCACTCTTGGATCGAATGGAAGTCATTGAGCTTCCTGGATATACACCTGATGAAAAGCTGAATATAGCCATGAAGCATCTTATACCACGAGTCTTAGACCAGCATGGTTTAAGCTCTGAGCTCCTCCAAATTCCTGAG GGTATGGTGACGCTAATAATTCAGAGATATACTAGAGAAGCTGGTGTACGTAATCTGGAGAGGAACTTAGCTACTTTGGCTCGTGCTGCTGCTGTCAAGGTTGCTGAGCAAGATTCCACCATGCAACTTAGCAAAGATGTACACCCAATGACAACTTCCTTTTTGGACACACGATTTGCTGATGGTGCTGACATTGAAATGGAAGTTATTCCTATGAGCGTCAGTAGACAGGAGATATCAAATTCTTTCACAAGTGCCTTGGTGATGCTTGTAGATGAGGCTATGGTGGAAAAAGTGCTTGGG CCTCCTAGATTTGATGATAGTGAGACTGCAGATCAGTTAGCAACTCCAGGAGTATCTGTTGGGCTTGTCTGGACATCCTTTGGTGGAGAGGTTCAATTTGTTGAAGCCACAGCAATGATGGGCAAGGGTGATTTGCATCTTACTGGACAACTTGGTGATGTTATTAAAGAATCAGCACAAATAGCTCTTACATGG GTGAGGACAAGAGCAGCAGATCTTAAGCTGTCAGCAACTGGTGAAATTAATTTGCTCGAGAATCAAGATATTCATATACATTTTCCTGCTGGCGCTGTGCCGAAGGATGGACCATCAGCGGGAGTAACTTTAGTGACATCATTAGTATCACTGTTCAGTCAACGAAAAGTTAGGGCAGATACTGCAATGACTGGGGAGATGACTCTCAGAGGCCTTGTATTGCCTGTCGGTGGTATCGAGGATAAG GTATTGGCGGCTCATCGATATGGCATCAAACGAGTTATATTGCCTGAACAAAATTTGAAGGACTTAACTGAAGTTCCATCAGCAGTTCTTGATGGCATGGAG ATGCTACTTGTGAAGCGCATTGAGGATGTGCTGGAGCAAGCATTTGAAGGTGGATTTCCCTGGAAACAGCATTCCAAGTTATAG